In one Streptomyces sp. NBC_01288 genomic region, the following are encoded:
- a CDS encoding cell division protein SepF: MPVNSHDVTDEQWEGLAQVVPLRGRDAWPSAVGHRSIPEARTEPRRRFVVLRVNVFGDAREVAETLMAGIPVLLDLTGAETEVARRVLDFSTGVVFGLASGMTRVDRNVFLLTPPGTEVQGLMEGAGVPGV, translated from the coding sequence ATGCCGGTGAACAGCCACGATGTCACCGACGAACAGTGGGAAGGGCTCGCCCAGGTAGTGCCGCTGCGGGGGCGCGACGCCTGGCCGTCCGCCGTGGGCCACCGTTCGATACCCGAGGCCCGGACCGAGCCGCGCCGCCGCTTCGTCGTCCTCCGCGTGAATGTGTTCGGGGACGCCCGCGAGGTCGCGGAGACCCTGATGGCGGGCATCCCGGTGCTGCTCGACCTCACCGGCGCGGAGACGGAAGTCGCAAGGCGGGTGCTGGACTTCAGCACGGGCGTCGTCTTCGGCCTGGCCAGCGGGATGACCCGCGTCGACCGGAACGTGTTCCTGCTCACCCCGCCGGGGACCGAGGTGCAGGGGCTGATGGAGGGGGCGGGGGTCCCGGGCGTGTGA
- a CDS encoding ABC transporter ATP-binding protein, with product MVVVEDLRRTYGSGDTAVHALRGVSFSVPRGELVALRGRSGSGKTTVLNLVGGLDTPDGGRITLDGTDLAGLGDDGLLALRRDRIGFVFQSFGLIPILTAAENVGVPLRLRKAPTREREARVELLLSLVGLSDHADQRPGELSGGQQQRVAIARALANNPALIIADEPTGQLDADTGLTVMDLLRAVVRSESVTALVATHDTQLLALADRVLELRDGRIVEDD from the coding sequence ATGGTGGTGGTCGAGGATCTGCGCCGTACCTACGGCAGTGGCGACACGGCTGTTCATGCCCTGCGCGGTGTCTCCTTCAGCGTGCCGCGCGGTGAACTCGTCGCGCTCCGGGGGCGATCCGGGTCCGGGAAGACCACCGTGCTCAATCTGGTCGGGGGCCTCGACACTCCGGACGGCGGCCGGATCACCCTGGACGGCACGGACTTGGCCGGGCTCGGTGACGACGGGCTGCTGGCGCTGCGCCGGGACCGGATCGGCTTCGTCTTCCAGTCCTTCGGGCTCATCCCGATCCTGACCGCCGCCGAGAACGTCGGGGTGCCGTTGCGCCTGCGGAAGGCCCCGACCCGTGAACGCGAGGCCCGCGTCGAGCTGTTGCTGTCCCTGGTCGGCCTCTCCGACCACGCGGACCAGCGCCCCGGCGAACTGTCCGGCGGCCAGCAGCAGCGGGTCGCGATCGCCCGCGCGCTCGCCAACAACCCGGCCCTGATCATCGCCGACGAACCCACCGGCCAGCTCGACGCGGACACCGGTCTCACCGTGATGGACCTGCTGCGTGCGGTCGTCCGCAGTGAGTCCGTCACCGCGCTCGTCGCCACCCACGACACGCAACTCCTCGCGCTGGCCGACCGGGTGCTCGAACTTCGGGACGGACGGATCGTCGAGGACGACTGA
- a CDS encoding LLM class F420-dependent oxidoreductase has product MDLRIFTEPQQGATYDTLLAVAKATEDLGFDAFFRSDHYLAMGSGDGLPGPTDAWITLAGLARETKRIRLGTLMTAGTFRLPGVLAIQVAQVDQMSGGRVELGLGAGWFEQEHTAYGIPFPKEKFARLEEQLAIVTGLWATKPGDTFDFHGTHYDLTDSPALPKPTQAKIPVLIGGHGASRTPKLTARFADEFNMPFASIEDSERQFGRVRAAAEAVGRKADDLTYSNALVVCVGKDDQEVARRAAVIGREVDELKENGLAGTPSEVVDKIGGYAGIGAQRIYLQVLDLADLDHLELISAQVQTQLS; this is encoded by the coding sequence ATGGATCTGCGCATCTTCACCGAGCCCCAGCAGGGGGCGACCTACGACACCTTGCTCGCCGTGGCCAAGGCCACCGAAGACCTCGGGTTCGACGCCTTCTTCCGCTCCGACCACTACCTCGCCATGGGCTCCGGCGACGGGCTCCCCGGTCCCACCGACGCCTGGATCACCCTGGCCGGACTCGCCCGCGAGACCAAGCGCATCCGCCTGGGCACCCTGATGACGGCCGGCACCTTCCGGCTCCCCGGCGTCCTCGCCATCCAGGTCGCGCAGGTCGACCAGATGTCAGGCGGCCGGGTCGAACTCGGCCTGGGCGCGGGCTGGTTCGAGCAGGAGCACACGGCGTACGGCATCCCGTTCCCGAAAGAGAAGTTCGCGCGCCTGGAGGAGCAGCTGGCGATCGTCACCGGCCTGTGGGCGACCAAGCCCGGCGACACCTTCGACTTCCACGGCACGCACTACGACCTCACCGACTCGCCCGCGCTGCCCAAGCCGACGCAGGCGAAGATCCCCGTGCTGATCGGCGGCCACGGCGCGAGCCGTACCCCGAAGCTGACGGCGCGGTTCGCCGACGAGTTCAACATGCCGTTCGCCTCGATCGAGGACAGCGAGCGGCAGTTCGGCCGGGTCCGCGCCGCCGCCGAGGCGGTCGGCCGCAAGGCCGACGACCTCACCTACTCCAACGCCCTCGTGGTCTGCGTCGGCAAGGACGACCAAGAAGTCGCCCGCCGCGCCGCCGTGATCGGCCGCGAGGTCGACGAACTCAAGGAGAACGGCCTGGCGGGCACCCCGTCCGAGGTCGTCGACAAGATCGGCGGCTACGCCGGGATCGGCGCCCAGCGCATCTACCTCCAGGTCCTCGACCTCGCCGACCTGGACCACCTGGAGCTGATCTCGGCCCAGGTGCAGACGCAGCTGTCGTAG
- a CDS encoding nucleotide pyrophosphohydrolase, which translates to MTEHLDVAKLQRRLAEFAAARNWQPYHTPKNLVSALSVEASELVEIFQWLTPEESARVMDDPDSAHRVRDEVADVLAYLLQLCEVLGIDPLAALDAKIDRNEGRFPAP; encoded by the coding sequence GTGACAGAACATCTCGACGTGGCGAAACTGCAGCGCAGACTGGCCGAGTTCGCGGCCGCGCGGAACTGGCAGCCCTACCACACCCCCAAGAACCTTGTCTCCGCGCTCAGTGTGGAGGCCTCCGAACTCGTCGAGATCTTCCAGTGGTTGACCCCCGAGGAGTCGGCGCGGGTCATGGACGACCCGGACAGCGCACACCGGGTGCGGGACGAAGTCGCCGACGTCCTCGCGTACTTGCTCCAACTGTGCGAGGTGCTCGGCATCGATCCGCTGGCGGCGCTGGACGCGAAGATCGACCGGAACGAGGGCAGGTTTCCGGCGCCGTAG
- a CDS encoding ATP-binding protein, which produces MTVSAQSPQSSQPSGSSRVPGPPASSRSSESVPPQGRSPEAASRRARPAPEPSAGVAPPSSRTPEPTGPGRVEAHPDRPHLTELRLSAFATHRGAGFPLGSLTLFAGPSGCGKTSALRAYEALARLGGGSEVGEVFPDPVACVPERARPDAQRRRGFRIGCTADGPEGPVRLDVAVQAEPELRIVGERLTSGGLVLLETALRDPSRRFVQAAWHTAGSSPVTRAPLPDDRLGTALLPLRVAGKTDGQRQVLAAAEQMVVALRSVFACDPVPERMRDAVPIGDGRLLRDCGNLADVLWRTRSECGRRHGQLVTAVRTGCAGPVVDVLAEPLADGMLRAVLDRGDGLRTTFERLGDGELRYAALALVLLTGPGVLEVDPPGEVPAAMQTLTVLADGLDRGVDVRQRAELLRLAARMCERGHIRLVGAVSDASWATQIDGVTVVDLDP; this is translated from the coding sequence ATGACCGTGTCAGCACAGTCGCCCCAGTCGTCCCAGCCGTCCGGCTCCTCCCGGGTTCCCGGGCCGCCCGCGTCCTCGCGGTCGTCCGAGTCCGTGCCGCCGCAGGGGCGGTCGCCCGAAGCCGCCTCGCGCCGGGCCCGGCCCGCGCCGGAGCCGTCGGCCGGCGTCGCCCCGCCGTCGTCGCGGACGCCCGAGCCGACGGGCCCCGGACGCGTCGAGGCGCACCCCGACCGGCCGCACCTCACCGAGCTGCGGCTGTCGGCGTTCGCCACGCACCGGGGTGCCGGATTCCCGCTCGGTTCGCTCACCCTCTTCGCCGGGCCCAGCGGCTGCGGCAAGACGAGCGCGCTGCGCGCGTACGAGGCGCTCGCGCGGCTCGGCGGCGGGAGCGAGGTGGGGGAGGTGTTCCCGGACCCGGTCGCCTGTGTCCCGGAGCGGGCCCGGCCCGACGCCCAGCGCCGACGCGGGTTCAGGATCGGCTGCACGGCGGACGGGCCCGAGGGTCCGGTACGGCTCGACGTCGCGGTCCAGGCCGAGCCCGAACTGCGCATCGTGGGCGAGCGGTTGACGTCGGGCGGCCTGGTCCTCCTGGAGACCGCGCTGCGCGACCCGTCGCGCCGCTTCGTGCAGGCCGCCTGGCATACGGCGGGTTCGTCGCCGGTCACCCGCGCACCCCTGCCGGACGACCGGCTCGGCACCGCCCTGCTGCCGTTACGGGTCGCGGGCAAGACCGACGGGCAGCGTCAAGTCCTCGCCGCCGCCGAGCAGATGGTGGTCGCCCTGCGCTCCGTCTTTGCCTGCGATCCGGTACCCGAGCGGATGCGCGATGCCGTGCCGATCGGTGACGGGCGGCTGCTGCGGGACTGCGGCAACCTCGCCGACGTGCTGTGGCGCACCCGGTCCGAGTGCGGGCGACGGCACGGGCAGCTCGTCACGGCGGTGCGCACGGGGTGTGCCGGGCCGGTGGTGGACGTCCTCGCGGAACCGCTGGCCGACGGCATGCTCCGCGCGGTGCTCGACCGGGGCGACGGACTGCGCACCACCTTCGAGCGGCTCGGTGACGGTGAACTCCGGTACGCGGCACTGGCGTTGGTGCTCCTCACCGGTCCCGGTGTCCTGGAGGTCGACCCGCCCGGCGAGGTCCCGGCCGCGATGCAGACCTTGACCGTCCTCGCCGACGGCCTCGACCGGGGAGTGGACGTTCGGCAACGGGCCGAACTGCTGCGGCTCGCGGCGCGGATGTGCGAGCGCGGGCACATCCGGCTGGTCGGCGCGGTGAGCGACGCGTCCTGGGCGACTCAGATCGATGGCGTCACAGTGGTAGACCTGGACCCGTGA
- a CDS encoding MFS transporter: MSASSSPSPPVPVEGVGPSRSGAVVWVLALGGITVSLMQTLIIPIVPELPKLLNSSPSDATWAITATLLAGAVANPVVGRLGDMYGKRRMLLLSLVLLIVGSVIGALSDTLVPMIVGRTFQGVSMAVIPLGISIMRDELPPERLGSATALMSASLGVGGALGLPTAAFIAEKADWHVLFWTAAVLGAVVAALVVTLVPESAVRSGGRFDVVGGVGMSIGLVCLLLAISKGADWGWGSGTTTGLLAMAVVVLLVWGWWELRTVRPLVDLRTSARRQVLLTNLASVVFGFAMFAMSLAVPQLLQLPTSTGYGLGQTVLAAGLALGPSGLVMMATAPLSARISATAGPKITLMLGAFIVAAGYGLGVVMMAAVWQVVVVCCVISAGVGFAYGAMPALIMGAVPLSETAAANSLNSLMRSIGTSASSAVAGVVLAHMTTSFGSLTVPSHNGFRVIMGIGSAASLAALALAAFLPGRRVPVDAGVPAAASAGAGARS; the protein is encoded by the coding sequence ATGTCCGCGTCCAGCTCTCCCTCCCCACCCGTTCCCGTCGAGGGGGTCGGACCGTCGCGCTCCGGCGCCGTCGTCTGGGTCCTGGCCCTCGGCGGGATCACCGTCTCGCTGATGCAGACGCTGATCATCCCGATCGTGCCCGAACTCCCCAAGCTGCTGAACTCCTCGCCGTCCGACGCCACTTGGGCCATCACCGCGACCCTGCTCGCCGGTGCCGTCGCCAACCCGGTCGTGGGGCGGCTCGGGGACATGTACGGCAAGCGGCGGATGCTGCTGCTCAGCCTGGTGCTGCTGATCGTCGGGTCCGTGATCGGCGCGCTCAGCGACACACTCGTGCCGATGATCGTCGGGCGCACGTTCCAGGGCGTCTCGATGGCCGTCATCCCGCTCGGCATCAGCATCATGCGGGACGAACTGCCGCCCGAACGGCTGGGATCGGCAACGGCGTTGATGAGCGCGTCGCTGGGTGTGGGCGGTGCGCTCGGGCTGCCGACGGCCGCGTTCATCGCCGAGAAGGCGGACTGGCACGTGCTGTTCTGGACGGCGGCGGTGCTCGGTGCCGTCGTGGCCGCGCTCGTCGTGACCCTCGTACCGGAGTCGGCGGTGCGCAGCGGCGGCCGGTTCGACGTGGTCGGCGGCGTCGGGATGTCCATCGGTCTGGTGTGTCTGCTGCTGGCCATCTCCAAGGGTGCGGACTGGGGTTGGGGCAGCGGTACGACAACGGGCCTGCTCGCCATGGCGGTTGTGGTGCTGCTGGTGTGGGGCTGGTGGGAGCTGCGTACCGTACGGCCGCTGGTCGATCTGCGCACCAGTGCGCGCCGCCAGGTGCTGCTCACCAACCTCGCGTCCGTGGTGTTCGGCTTCGCCATGTTCGCGATGTCGCTGGCCGTGCCGCAACTCCTCCAACTCCCCACGTCCACCGGCTACGGCCTCGGCCAGACCGTGCTCGCGGCGGGGCTCGCGCTCGGCCCCTCCGGCCTGGTGATGATGGCGACCGCACCGCTCTCCGCCCGGATCTCGGCGACGGCAGGCCCCAAGATCACCCTCATGCTGGGCGCGTTCATCGTGGCCGCCGGTTACGGGCTGGGGGTCGTCATGATGGCCGCGGTCTGGCAGGTCGTGGTGGTGTGCTGCGTGATCTCCGCGGGGGTCGGTTTCGCCTACGGCGCGATGCCCGCGCTCATCATGGGCGCCGTGCCGCTGTCCGAGACGGCCGCCGCGAACAGCCTCAACAGCCTGATGCGGTCCATCGGTACGTCCGCCTCCAGCGCCGTCGCCGGAGTCGTCCTGGCCCACATGACGACGAGCTTCGGCTCCCTCACCGTCCCCTCCCACAACGGCTTCCGCGTGATCATGGGCATCGGTTCGGCGGCCTCGCTCGCGGCCCTGGCGCTGGCCGCGTTCCTGCCGGGGCGACGGGTCCCGGTGGATGCGGGGGTGCCTGCGGCGGCCTCCGCCGGGGCGGGGGCACGGAGCTAG
- a CDS encoding ABC transporter ATP-binding protein — translation MAVHQQPTGAPDLDELRRRAAEAAVPRREEGLVVCENLVRIYQTEGVEVQALQGLDLAVAQGEMIAVIGASGSGKSTLLGILSGQDVPTAGAAEVAGHDLLAMKRRERLAYRRGTVGFVWQQTSRNLLPYLSAAENVMLPMTYTGIKRSQRRARAEELLDLLSVGHCRDRMPDTLSGGEQQRVAVAVANANEPRVLFADEPTGELDTATSDEVFAALRRANEELGVTVIVVTHDALVSEQVQRTVRIRNGRTSTEVLRRVATGDDGVEVLTAEEYAVLDASGRLQLPSEFTERLHLRKRVRLALETDHIGVWPDEAARRAKSEADGADGTESRR, via the coding sequence GTGGCAGTTCACCAACAGCCCACCGGGGCACCGGACTTGGACGAGCTGCGTCGGCGGGCCGCCGAGGCCGCGGTGCCGCGACGTGAGGAGGGGCTGGTCGTCTGCGAGAACCTGGTGCGGATCTACCAGACCGAGGGCGTCGAGGTGCAGGCCCTCCAGGGGCTCGATCTGGCCGTGGCCCAGGGCGAGATGATCGCGGTGATCGGTGCGTCCGGTTCCGGTAAGTCCACCCTGCTGGGCATCCTCTCCGGCCAGGACGTGCCGACCGCGGGTGCGGCCGAGGTCGCCGGGCACGACCTGCTGGCGATGAAGCGCCGGGAGCGGCTCGCCTACCGTCGCGGCACCGTGGGTTTCGTCTGGCAGCAGACCTCACGGAACCTGCTGCCGTACCTCTCGGCGGCCGAGAACGTGATGCTTCCGATGACGTACACCGGGATCAAGCGTTCCCAACGCCGGGCGCGCGCGGAGGAGTTGCTCGACCTGCTGTCCGTGGGCCACTGCCGGGACCGCATGCCCGACACGCTCTCCGGCGGTGAGCAGCAGCGGGTCGCCGTCGCCGTGGCCAATGCCAACGAGCCCCGGGTGCTGTTCGCCGACGAACCCACCGGCGAACTCGACACCGCCACCAGCGACGAGGTCTTCGCCGCGCTGCGCCGGGCCAACGAGGAGTTGGGCGTCACCGTGATCGTGGTGACCCACGACGCGTTGGTGTCCGAGCAGGTCCAGCGGACGGTACGGATCCGCAACGGCCGTACGTCCACCGAGGTGTTGCGCCGGGTCGCCACCGGCGACGACGGTGTCGAGGTGCTCACCGCCGAGGAGTACGCGGTACTGGATGCCAGCGGGCGGCTGCAACTGCCGAGCGAGTTCACCGAGCGGCTGCATCTGCGCAAGCGGGTGCGGCTGGCTCTGGAGACCGACCACATCGGCGTATGGCCCGACGAGGCGGCGCGGCGGGCGAAGTCCGAGGCGGACGGCGCTGACGGCACGGAGAGTAGGCGGTAA
- a CDS encoding TetR/AcrR family transcriptional regulator gives MTQVATGSGRRGRGRPPRLSRERIVEGAVEVLLAEPAVSLTIKRVADVVGAAPMALYRYFPDRDALLQATADHVLEAMERAPIADGPWPDRLRAWMRAAQANLRPYPQLMPYMTTTRHPAWLPGLTRLREILTPAGLSAEDLALAVALISSTMLGHAVYDGYRRPDEEMTALLDELPGPDPTADALRPLLAGLPAAHARLYDTILDQTVTTVERLAGGASG, from the coding sequence ATGACGCAGGTGGCGACGGGTTCCGGCCGCAGGGGCAGGGGGCGCCCGCCCCGGCTGTCGCGGGAGCGGATCGTCGAGGGCGCGGTCGAGGTACTGCTCGCCGAACCGGCCGTCTCCCTCACCATCAAGCGCGTGGCCGACGTCGTCGGCGCCGCCCCCATGGCCCTCTACCGCTACTTCCCCGACCGCGACGCCCTCCTCCAGGCGACCGCCGACCACGTCCTGGAGGCCATGGAGCGCGCCCCGATCGCCGACGGCCCCTGGCCGGACCGCCTCCGCGCCTGGATGCGGGCGGCCCAGGCCAACCTCCGCCCCTACCCCCAGCTCATGCCGTACATGACGACCACCCGGCACCCCGCCTGGCTCCCCGGCCTGACCCGCCTGCGCGAGATCCTCACCCCGGCCGGCCTCTCCGCCGAGGACCTGGCCCTCGCCGTGGCCCTCATCTCCTCGACGATGCTCGGCCACGCCGTCTATGACGGCTACCGCAGACCGGACGAGGAGATGACGGCCCTGCTCGACGAACTCCCCGGCCCCGACCCCACGGCGGACGCCCTGCGCCCTCTTCTCGCCGGGCTTCCCGCCGCCCACGCGCGTCTCTACGACACGATCCTCGACCAGACGGTCACGACGGTGGAGCGGCTGGCGGGCGGGGCGTCGGGCTGA
- a CDS encoding DUF6099 family protein, with translation MDAMRLIVTSRRALAGSGDVPETLTEVWQAQALAQAIGSRLAVFGPPELRGEALGLTELAGRGCGVLDTPVLAIEDLRAAQLTELGDARLALLCLGGLLGEVGIALVGIACAADDEGTYWQCMEAIDAADESRDRVLEMLRRLADREAAAIPEREAG, from the coding sequence ATGGACGCGATGCGGCTCATCGTGACGAGCAGGCGCGCCCTGGCCGGAAGCGGTGACGTGCCGGAGACCCTGACGGAGGTGTGGCAGGCGCAGGCGCTCGCCCAGGCGATAGGCAGCCGCCTCGCGGTCTTCGGGCCACCCGAACTGCGGGGCGAGGCACTGGGGTTGACCGAGTTGGCGGGCCGGGGCTGCGGAGTCCTCGACACTCCGGTACTCGCCATCGAGGACTTACGTGCGGCCCAGCTCACGGAGCTGGGCGACGCCCGGCTCGCCCTGCTGTGTCTGGGCGGGCTGCTCGGGGAGGTCGGTATCGCCCTCGTGGGGATCGCCTGCGCGGCGGACGACGAGGGGACGTACTGGCAGTGCATGGAGGCGATCGACGCGGCGGACGAGTCCCGGGACCGGGTGTTGGAGATGCTGCGCAGACTGGCGGACCGGGAAGCTGCGGCGATACCGGAGCGGGAGGCGGGGTGA